The genomic stretch GCCCTCGTCGATCTGCTCGACGGTGACGGCCGAGTAGGCCAGGCGGACCGAGCTGTGGCCGCCCTCGAGCAGGAAGTCGCTGCCCTTGACGATGGCCACACCCTTCTTCATCGCCGCCGGGAAAAGCTTGTCGACGTTGACGTCCGAGGGCAGGTCGACCCAGAGGAAGTAGCCGCCGTCGGGCTCGGTGAAGGTGGCGCCGGGGATGTGCTTGCGCAGCGACTCGCCCAGCACGCGGGCCCGCTCGCCGAGGGCGGCGCTGACCGTCGCGACCGAGCGCTCGATGTCGCCCGAGACGCAGAACTGGTGCACGATCGCCTCGGACACCATGCCGGGCGAGATGTAGAGGTTGGTGGCCTTCTTGGCGATCGCGTCGATCAGCGCTGCCGGGCCGACCAGGTAGCCCACGCGGACACCCGGGCACACCGTCTTGGTGAAGCTGGAGGCGTGCACGACGAGGTTTTCGGCGCCGTTGATCGATACAGCCTGCGAGAGCATCGAGGGCAGGGCGTCGCCGCGGAACCGGATGTCCACGTACGGGTCGTCCTCGAAGATGGTGAATTCGTACTGTGCGGCCAGCGCGAGCAGGGCCTGGCGCTTTTCGACCGACAGCGTGATGCCGGCCGGGTTCTGGTAGTTCGGGATGATGTGGGCGAGCTTGGGGCGAACGCCCGACTCGAGAAGCGTGCGCAGCTCGTCGACGTCGATGCCGTCGCTCTGCAACGTGACCTGGTGCACCTTGGCGCCCAGGTTCTGCAGGCTCAGCAGCGTACGGTCGTAGGTCGGCTTCTCCACCACGACGTCGTCGCCCGGCTGCACGAGGTGGTTGAACAGGAAGGCGTCGGCCTGCAGAGAGCCGTTCGTCACAATGACCTGATCGGGCGAGACGCCGTGCTTCTCGGCGATCCACTTGCGCAGCGGGACGTAGCCGACGGACGTGCCGTACGCGGTCACACCAGCGGGATCGGCGTCAAAGGCGCGCGCGGCGGCGGCCTTGAGGCCCTCGACGTCGATGATGTCCAGCGACGGAGCGCCCCGGGCGAAAGAGATCAGCTGCTCAGCGGTCATGCCGTCAAGCTTACGAGCCGCGTCCGCCGAATTTTTCTCCGCCTCGCACCGTCCGAGCCATGAGACTCCACCGGCTATTCTCCTGGGGTTCACCAGATAGAGGGAGAAACTCCGATGATCGGTCTGATACTCGCCGCCGGCGCCGGACGCAGGCTTCGTCCGTACACGGACACCCTGCCCAAGGCGCTCGTCCCGGTCGACGGTGAGACGACGATCATGGACATTTCGCTGCGCAACCTGGCCGCCGCCGGGCTCACCGACGTGACGATCGTGGTCGGCTACCGCGCCGAGGCCGTCGAGCAGCGCCAGGCCGCCTTCGAGTCGAAATACGGCGTCAAGATCTCGCTCGTGCACAACGACAAGGCCGAGGAGTGGAACAACGCGTACTCCCTCTGGCTCGCCCGCGACCACTTCGCGCAGGGCGTGTTGATGGTCAACGGCGACACGGTGCACCCGATCAGCGTCGAGGAGACCCTGCTGGCCCAGCGCGGCCCGAGCATCCTGCTCGCCATCGACGACGTGAAGAAGCTCGCCGACGAAGAGATGAAGACGACCTTCGGCGACGACGGGCGGCTGACCCGGATCACCAAGCTGATGGACCCGTCCGACGCCTTCGGCGAATACATCGGCGCCAACATCATCGAGGGTTCGATCGCCGGCGAGCTGGCCGACGCCCTCAAGGCGACGTGGGAACGCGACCCGAACCTCTACTACGAGGACGGTTTCCAGGAATTCGCGAACCGCGGCGGCGAGGTCCGTGCCGCCACCATCGGCGAGGTCGACTGGGTCGAGGTCGACAACCACGACGACCTGGCCAAGGCGCGGGACATCGCATGCCTCTACTAGCCCGGAGCGTTCAGGCCCCGCTGCACATCCACGTGCGCCGCGGCGCCATCGCCGACCTGGGCCGCCTCCTCGCCGACGGACGCATCTCGGCCGGCGGCGACGTTGCCGTGGTCGTCGGGCCCGGGCTGGGCGAGCGGGTTGTCGAGCTGATCCGGCCCTCGCTGCAGTCGGCCGACGTGTTCACCACCACCGGAGGCACCCTCGACGCCGCCCTCGAGCTGGCCGACAAGCTGCGCTCCCGGCAGTACGACGCGGTCGTCGGCATCGGCGGCGGCACCACGGTCGACACCGCCAAATACGCGGCCAACCGCTGGGGCCTGCCGATGATCTCGGTCGCCACCAGCCTGGCCAACGACGGCATCGCCTCCCCCGTGGCCAGCCTGATCAACGAGGGCGTCAAGGGCTCGTACGGGGTGCACATCCCGTTCGGCGTGATCGTCGACCTGGACTTCGTCGAAACCGGCCCCGACCGGGTCAACCGGGGCGGCATCGGCGACACGATCAGCAACATCAGCGCGCTCGCCGACTGGGAACTGGCCCGCGAGATTCGCGGCGAGCCGGTCGACGGCCTGGCCGCGTCGCTGGCCCGCATGGGCGCCGAAGCGGTGCTGACCATGCCGGGCGACCTCGAGGACGACGCGTTCGTGACGGTGCTGGCCGAGGCCCTGATCTCCAGCGGCCTGGCCATGGCGATCTGCGGCAGCAGCCGCCCGGCCAGCGGCGGCTGCCACGAGATCATGCACGCCGTCGACTCGCTCTACCCCGGCACGGCCTCCCACGGCGAGCTGGCCGGCCTGGGCGCCCTGTTCTGCACGTTCCTGCGCGGCGACGAGCGGCGCTTCGCCCAGATGTCCGACTGCCTGCTGCGCCACAGCCTGCCCCGCACCCCGTCGGACGTCGGCCTGACCAGCGAACAGTTCGTCGAGGCGGTCCACTTCGCGCCGCGGACCCGCCCCGACCGCTACACGATCCTGGAACACCTCGCCATGACCCCCGACGAGATCAGCAGAAAGCTGGCTTCCTATGTCGCAGCCGTCGCCGCCCGCTGACTCCGGCTCCGCCCCCACCGCAGCCGACTACTACGCCGTCAACCGCGGCGGCGGCCTCTTCAGCGAGGCGCTCAGCCAGCGACTGGGCGCGCAGGTCGCGGTGCACGCCCACAAACACCGCCTCGCCCCCACCGTGCTGACCGTGCTCAACCTGGGCCTCGGCGGCCTCGTCTCGATCGTCGTGATCGCCGCCGCCGAACCCATCGCCGACGGCCGCGTCTGGGCCTGGCCGATCGGTTTGCTGGCCCTGCTCGGCTGGCAGGTCGCCTACGCCTTCGACTGCGCCGACGGCCAGCTCGCCAGGGTCACCGGCCAGACCAGCCTCGCCGGCGCCCGCCTCGACGTCCTCTGCGACGTGGCCGTCCAGATCTCCCTGGTGGCCGCCCTGGCCGCGACGGCCGAGGCCCAGGTGCCCGACACCCCCGCCTGGCTGCTGGCCGCCTTCGCGGGCACGTGGATGGTCAACCTGGTCACCTCGGTCATGCAAACCGGCGACAAGGCCGCCAGCATGGTGACCAGCCGCTCCTTCCCCGTCCGCCTGATCAAACTGGTCCGCGACTACGGCGCGGTGATCGCTCTGGCCGGGCTCGTGCTGACCGTCGCCCCACAGTGGACGATCTGGTTCGTGGGCTTGTTCACGCTGGTCAACGCGGCCTTCCTGGCCGCCAGCGTCATGTTCTCAGCCCGCGAGGCCCTCCACTCCTGACGGCGGCGTCGCGCTCAGCCATCCCATGAACCGAAGATTCGTCGGCATCTCCCCGCACATAGCGAAGTCGTCGAACGCCTCCCGGTGACTGTTGGCTACGAGTGCTGTCCACCGAGCCCATGAGGCGTTGGGGAAACGCCTGCGCGACGTCCGGGGGTGACGCTGGACCGACCGACCGAGGACTCGCTGTCCTCGCCGATTGGCACAGCCCCAAGGTGTCCAAGATTGAATGCGGCAGACAGAGGCCCGCGTCGGCTTCGTACGTCATGCCCTCCAACCAATTCATCATGTTCGACAATGGCTGGTGCACGTGGAAGCGGTGCCGGCCGAGATCGCTGTTCCTCAGCCGCGAGAGATCGAGCTCCACTCTCGTTCGTTCGCGGCCTGGCGGTGCACGGCGTCGAAGCCCGGCCCGTGATCGTCGGGTGAACTGGACAGTCTCGACACCACATTGCCGCTCGATCGTGCGGAGGGCGTGGGATTCGAACCCACGAAGAGTTTCCCCTTACCGGTTTTCAAGACCGGCGCCATCGGCCACTAGGCGAGCCCTCCCGATGTTGCTGTCCCAGTGTGCCAGATCCGGGCCCGCAGCCATGACACAGGCCATGACGGAACTTTGTTCACGACCCTGAAAAGGGGTCTGAGCTGCTGAAACAAAGGATCAGTAACTGTTATAGGCGGTTGACACGGCATCGATGGATGTGGTTACAGTTCACGGCCTTTACCTTTTCCGGCCTAGGCCCCCCACCTCCGGCAAAGGAGTCCCCACCCATGTCCATCCCCAGGAAGATCGGGTGCGTGGCAGCAGCCGCACTCGTCTCTACGACCGTCCTTGTGGCGTCCGCCGCCGAAGCCGCCGGCGAGTCCGTGAACGTGTATCTGACCACCACCAGTGACAGCGGCGGACGTATCGTCACGCGCGGTTTGCAGCAGCAGTCGCCGGTGGCGTTCGGCAGCGGCGGCGGCTCGGCCAACCAGACGATCACGGTCAACGAGAACGTCACCTATCAGCAGTTCGAGGGCGCCGGCGCGTCGATCACGGACACCGCGGCGTTCAACATCCGGAGCACCACCGCCGCCACGCAGAACGATGTGATGACCAAGCTGTTCAGCCCCACCGCCGGCATCGGGGTGAGCGCGATCCGCAACGTCATCGGCTCGTCGGATCTGGCGCAGAACAACTTCTCGTACGACAACACGTGCTGCGACGTCAACGACTTCTCCCTCGCGCGGGATGCCGATGTCATGGCGCTCACGAAGCAGGCGGTGGCCCTCAACCCGTACGGCTTCGTGATGGCCTCGCCGTGGACGGCGCCGCCGTGGATGAAGGACAACAACGCGTACAGCCAGGGTTATCTGCAGGCGCAGTACTACAAGACGTACGCGCAGTACTTCGTGAAATACATCCAGGGCTACCAGTCCCAGGGCGTCCCGATCCGCTATGTCACCTCGCAGAACGAGCCGGGGTGCTGCCCGGGTTACCCGTCGATGCAATGGCCCGTTTCGGGTCTGCAGTCGTTCGCGAAGAACGACCTCATGCCGGCTTTGCAGGCGGCTGGGCTGAACACGAAGCTCCTCATCGGAGACTGGAACTTCGACACGTACGACCAGTGGGTGGCCCCGCTCGTGGCGGACTCCGCGATCCGCAACCACCCGAATTTCGGGGGCATCGCGTGGCACGACTACGGCGGCAACCCGTCGACCGCGAGCACCGTGCGCAACCAGTATCCGAACGTCAACATGTACATGACCGAGCATTCCGGCGGCACCTGGGTCAGCAACCAGCACGCCGAGGACATGGGCGACCTCATCGAGTATTTCCGGAACTGGGGCCGCGCCTGGACGAAGTGGTCGCTGGCGGTGGACCAGAACATGGGCCCGCACAACGGCGGCTGCGGCACCTGCACCGGCCTGATCACCGTGCAGCGCGGCGGCAGCCGTAACGGACAGGTCGACTACACCGTCGAGTACTACACGATGGGGCACCTGACGAAATTCGTGAGGCCGGGAGCCGTACGGATCGACTCGAGCGCCAACGCCACGGTTCCCAACGTCGCGTTCCGCAACAGCGACGGTTCGAAGGCCCTGATCGCGTACAACACCACCACAGGCACCCAGTCGGTCAGGGTGAATTGGGGTGGGCAGTCGTTCGTCCACAACCTTCCCGCCCGTACGTCGGTCACGTTCACCTGGAACGGCGCGCAATCGGGCGGCGGCGCCAGGACCGGCACCATCACCGGGCTGGGCAGCAAGTGCCTCGACGTCACCGACGGGTCGACCGCGAACGGGAATCAACCGCGGCTGTGGGACTGCACGCCGGGCAACACCAACCAGCAGTGGACGATCGGCGCCGACGGCACGATTCGTGGTCTGGGCAAGTGCCTCGACGTGGCGAGCAACTCGACGGCCGACGGCGCGGTGGTGCACCTGTGGGACTGCGTCGACGCGGTCGCCAGTCAGAAGTGGACGGTCACCGCGGCCCGCGACCTCGTCAACAATGCCTCCGGTAAATGCCTGGACGTGAAGGACAACAACACCGCCAACGGCGCGAAACTGCAGTTGTGGAGTTGCACCGGTGGCGCGAACCAGAAGTGGACGACGCCGTGACAGGGCAAGCTAGGAGCCATGCACGCGATCACTGTCGAGGACAAGCAACTCGTCCTGTCTGAGGTTCCGGATCCCGAGGCCGGCGACGGTGAGGTCGTCATCGACGTCACCGCCGCCGGCGTCAACCGCGCCGATGTCTCCCAGCGCCAGGGTCTCTATCCGCCCCCGCCCGGGGCCCCGCCCTACCCGGGCCTGGAATGCGCCGGTGTGATCAGCGCGGTCGGCCCGGGTGTGACCGACCGGCACGTGGGCGAGCGGGTCAGCGCGCTGCTGTCCGGCGGCGGATACGCGGAGAAGGTCGCGGTGCCGGCCGGGCAGTTGCTTCCGGTGCCGGCCGGGCTCTCGCTCACCGAGGCGGCCGCGTTGCCCGAGGTGGCCTGCACCGTCTGGTCGAACGTCGTCGATCGGGACCGCCTGCGCAAGGGACGGACGCTGCTGGTGCACGGCGGCGGCAGCGGCATCGGCACGTTCGCGATCCAGCTCGGCAAGGCGCTCGGCGCCTCCGTGATCGCCACCGCGCGGGCCGGCAAGCATGAGGCGCTGCGGGCCCTCGGCGCCGACCTGGTCATCGATTACACGACTGAGGACTTCGTGAGCGCCACTCGCGACTTCAACGGCAAGGGCGCCGACGTGATCCTCGACATCGTCGGCGCGAAATATTTGAGCCGCAACATCGACGCGCTCGCGCCCGACGGCCGGCTCACGGTGATCGGCATGCAGGGCGGCCGCAAGGCCGAGCTGGACCTGGGTCAGTTGATGGCCAAGCGTGGCTCGGTGTCGTCGACGTCGCTGCGGGCCCGGCCGCCCGCGGACAAGGCACGGATCGTCGCCGCCGTGACCCGTGACGTCTGGCCGCTGGTCGAGGCGGGGGCGATCAAACCGGTCATCAACGGCACGATGCCGCTCGCCCAGGCGGCCGAGGCGCATGCGCTCATGGAGTCGAGCGACCACCTCGGAAAGATTCTGCTAACCCCTTGAAATCCTCCTAAACCTACACCTTTGGGCGATTGATACGCGGATTTTGTGTGGGTTTGGACCCTTTTTGCGGCGCGGCGTAACGGTCTTGGAGGACAGGCCGCTCAGCATGGTGTCACTCGGGCCGAGTGATCGGCCGGCGGTCTCGCGGCTGGCGGGACCGCCCGACGAGCGACACCGGGAGGTCTCGTGACCAACACGCCGTTGCGCCCCGCACGATCGGCGCACGCCGATCGAGAACCGGCCGCCGAGCCGGTTCGACGCCGAAGGGCGCCGTGGGTTGTGGGTGGAGTGTTCGCCCTGCTGGTGGCGGGGGCTGGGGGGTATGCCGCGATGAGCCCGGGCGGTGAGACGGCCCCGGTCGAGACGACGGCCGCGGCGACCGCAGCGCCCGCGCAGGCGGCGCAACTGACCGTGGACGCCGAGCCCGCCGCGCTTCCGGAAGGCCGGAAGGGCACCGAGGGAACACTTTCGATCGTGGTCACCAAGACCGAGTGCGGGGTCGCCGAGATCGGCCCGCCCGACCTTCCGCTGGCCGCCGATGGCGAGTTCTGCCTGGTCAGCGTCGCGGTGCAGAACACCGGGAAGGAACCGCGCCTGCTCGACCCGGGCGCTCAGCGCGGACTCGACCGGCGGGGCCGCGCCTATCAGGTGGCCGAGCAGGCAGCCGTCTTCCTGAACGACCAGGACCCGTCGCTGCTCGACGAGATCCCGCCGGGTGCGATCCGCCAGGGCGTGATCCCGTTCGATGTCCCCGAGGGGGTCCGGCTGGCGCAGTTCCTTCTGCACAAGTCGCCGTACAGTACGGGCGTACGGGTTCCGTTGCCCTGATTGCGGGCCATTTTCGGGTATCCATCATCACCGATGGAGTGCGTAACTCGCATTCTTTTCTCGATTGAGTGCGGGTGATTGTGTGATTTCGGCCGCGCAACATTCCTGATGTGTGTTGGCATGGTCGACGGAATTAACCAGCAGTCCGGGTTCCCATTGCCGTCCGTACGGGTGGCGCCGGCGCGGTGCACGCCATTGCCACGCCGACGGGATTCGCGCGAGAGCCCCGGACCGATGTCGGAGGCAACACTGCACTGTCCGTCCCCGAGCCGGGCCTTCACCGCCGGCGCACTCGCGCTGGCTGTCCTCTCGCCCGCTCTTGACCCGACCGAGCACGCTGCCGAGGCCGTGCCGCCCACGAATCCGATGGGACCCCAGCCCTCGGACGACATTCGAATCGAGGAGCGCACCAATACTGCCGAGCGTGCCTCACGCGCCGCTCCCCGGCGTTTCTCGCTCGCCCGAGCCGCGACGACGACCCGGGCCCGGATGAATCCCTTCGCCGCTCCGGACGGTGGCCAGGCCCTGCGGGAAGCCGTGCAGCTGGCCGTGGCCGACGAGCGTGAGGCCTTGCGTACCGCCGAGACCGCGGCTGCGGTCGAGATGCGGCAGAGTTTGCGCGGCGGCAAGGTAAGGACCGAAGAGGCCGTTCCCGTCACCGCCGAACTGCTCAGCGAGGCCGACAAAACCGCTCGGGAACTGGCCGCGCGGCGAGCCCAGGCCGAGCGGAAAGCCCGGGCGGCCGCCCGGGAGGCCGCTCGAAGCGCCGCTCAGAGCGCCGCCGAGGCGGCCGTTGGTGTCGGCGGCGAGGCGCCCCGGGCCCGTGCCGCCGGGCGCCACCAGCACCGGCGCCACGTGACGGTCCGGTACGCGACCGCCAAGCCACAGGGCCAGCGGGTCGTGCAGCTGGGCAACGGGATGAACGCGGTGATCGCGTTCGCCCGGTCGCAGGTCGGCAAGCGCTACGTGAGCGGCGGGACGGGCCAAGGGGGTTTCGACTGCTCGGGGTTCACCAAGCGGGCGTACGCCCTGGCCGGCATCAGCCTGCCGCACTCGTCGGGGGCGCAGGCGGCCCGTTCGCGCGGCGTCTCGCGTTCGCAGGCCCGTCCCGGTGACCTTGTCGTCGGGCCCGGCCACGTGGGCATCTACATGGGTCGCGGAATGATGATCGACGCGGGCAACCGCCGCACCGGAGTGGTGTACCGCAAGGTGTATTCCGGATTGCGGGTCGCCCGTGTCGCCGGCCGTTAGCCGTTAGCCGTTCACCGGAAAGCGCCGGGCGCCTACAGCAGTCGGCACCCGCCTCGATGGCGGGTGCCGACTTGCGTATCGCCACCGGGCACGGGGATCTCTGCCGCTCGCACCCGGTCGGATGTCAGACAGAAGCATCACCTGTCACCCTGGTTCGCGTGCGCACCGGCTGTGCGTCCGCCCGATCGGGTGACGGCGGCCGGCAATCGATGTGAAAGGCAGGCGATACCCGAACGGACTACTCTTCGTCCGGAGAAGGCCTGCATATCGCCGGAGGACATCACGATGAGTCTCGAACGCGCCGTTGCCCCCGATCCGTACGATCTTCTGCCCGCTGTCCCGTCCTTCACGGTGACCAGCGCGGACATGACCGACGGCCGGCCGCTCGACGAGTTGTTCGCCCATACCAGCGTGGGCGGCAAGAACCTCTCACCCCAGCTGTCCTGGTCGGGCTTCCCCGACGATACGCGCGGCTTCGTGGTGACCTGTTTCGATCCCGACGCCCCGACCGGCAGCGGCTTCTGGCACTGGGTGCTGGTCAACGTGCCGGTAACCACGACCGAACTGGAACGCGGCGTCGACCCCCTGCCGGGTGACGCGTTCTGCGTCCGCAACGATTACGGCGACCGGGCCTACGGCGGTTCGGCCCCGCCGCCCGGTGATCGTCCCCAC from Paractinoplanes brasiliensis encodes the following:
- a CDS encoding CDP-alcohol phosphatidyltransferase family protein → MSQPSPPADSGSAPTAADYYAVNRGGGLFSEALSQRLGAQVAVHAHKHRLAPTVLTVLNLGLGGLVSIVVIAAAEPIADGRVWAWPIGLLALLGWQVAYAFDCADGQLARVTGQTSLAGARLDVLCDVAVQISLVAALAATAEAQVPDTPAWLLAAFAGTWMVNLVTSVMQTGDKAASMVTSRSFPVRLIKLVRDYGAVIALAGLVLTVAPQWTIWFVGLFTLVNAAFLAASVMFSAREALHS
- a CDS encoding C40 family peptidase, encoding MSEATLHCPSPSRAFTAGALALAVLSPALDPTEHAAEAVPPTNPMGPQPSDDIRIEERTNTAERASRAAPRRFSLARAATTTRARMNPFAAPDGGQALREAVQLAVADEREALRTAETAAAVEMRQSLRGGKVRTEEAVPVTAELLSEADKTARELAARRAQAERKARAAAREAARSAAQSAAEAAVGVGGEAPRARAAGRHQHRRHVTVRYATAKPQGQRVVQLGNGMNAVIAFARSQVGKRYVSGGTGQGGFDCSGFTKRAYALAGISLPHSSGAQAARSRGVSRSQARPGDLVVGPGHVGIYMGRGMMIDAGNRRTGVVYRKVYSGLRVARVAGR
- a CDS encoding NAD(P)H-quinone oxidoreductase; translation: MHAITVEDKQLVLSEVPDPEAGDGEVVIDVTAAGVNRADVSQRQGLYPPPPGAPPYPGLECAGVISAVGPGVTDRHVGERVSALLSGGGYAEKVAVPAGQLLPVPAGLSLTEAAALPEVACTVWSNVVDRDRLRKGRTLLVHGGGSGIGTFAIQLGKALGASVIATARAGKHEALRALGADLVIDYTTEDFVSATRDFNGKGADVILDIVGAKYLSRNIDALAPDGRLTVIGMQGGRKAELDLGQLMAKRGSVSSTSLRARPPADKARIVAAVTRDVWPLVEAGAIKPVINGTMPLAQAAEAHALMESSDHLGKILLTP
- a CDS encoding ricin-type beta-trefoil lectin domain protein, with translation MSIPRKIGCVAAAALVSTTVLVASAAEAAGESVNVYLTTTSDSGGRIVTRGLQQQSPVAFGSGGGSANQTITVNENVTYQQFEGAGASITDTAAFNIRSTTAATQNDVMTKLFSPTAGIGVSAIRNVIGSSDLAQNNFSYDNTCCDVNDFSLARDADVMALTKQAVALNPYGFVMASPWTAPPWMKDNNAYSQGYLQAQYYKTYAQYFVKYIQGYQSQGVPIRYVTSQNEPGCCPGYPSMQWPVSGLQSFAKNDLMPALQAAGLNTKLLIGDWNFDTYDQWVAPLVADSAIRNHPNFGGIAWHDYGGNPSTASTVRNQYPNVNMYMTEHSGGTWVSNQHAEDMGDLIEYFRNWGRAWTKWSLAVDQNMGPHNGGCGTCTGLITVQRGGSRNGQVDYTVEYYTMGHLTKFVRPGAVRIDSSANATVPNVAFRNSDGSKALIAYNTTTGTQSVRVNWGGQSFVHNLPARTSVTFTWNGAQSGGGARTGTITGLGSKCLDVTDGSTANGNQPRLWDCTPGNTNQQWTIGADGTIRGLGKCLDVASNSTADGAVVHLWDCVDAVASQKWTVTAARDLVNNASGKCLDVKDNNTANGAKLQLWSCTGGANQKWTTP
- a CDS encoding PLP-dependent aminotransferase family protein: MTAEQLISFARGAPSLDIIDVEGLKAAAARAFDADPAGVTAYGTSVGYVPLRKWIAEKHGVSPDQVIVTNGSLQADAFLFNHLVQPGDDVVVEKPTYDRTLLSLQNLGAKVHQVTLQSDGIDVDELRTLLESGVRPKLAHIIPNYQNPAGITLSVEKRQALLALAAQYEFTIFEDDPYVDIRFRGDALPSMLSQAVSINGAENLVVHASSFTKTVCPGVRVGYLVGPAALIDAIAKKATNLYISPGMVSEAIVHQFCVSGDIERSVATVSAALGERARVLGESLRKHIPGATFTEPDGGYFLWVDLPSDVNVDKLFPAAMKKGVAIVKGSDFLLEGGHSSVRLAYSAVTVEQIDEGVRRLAEAIEEVRG
- a CDS encoding sugar phosphate nucleotidyltransferase; translated protein: MIGLILAAGAGRRLRPYTDTLPKALVPVDGETTIMDISLRNLAAAGLTDVTIVVGYRAEAVEQRQAAFESKYGVKISLVHNDKAEEWNNAYSLWLARDHFAQGVLMVNGDTVHPISVEETLLAQRGPSILLAIDDVKKLADEEMKTTFGDDGRLTRITKLMDPSDAFGEYIGANIIEGSIAGELADALKATWERDPNLYYEDGFQEFANRGGEVRAATIGEVDWVEVDNHDDLAKARDIACLY
- a CDS encoding YbhB/YbcL family Raf kinase inhibitor-like protein; translated protein: MSLERAVAPDPYDLLPAVPSFTVTSADMTDGRPLDELFAHTSVGGKNLSPQLSWSGFPDDTRGFVVTCFDPDAPTGSGFWHWVLVNVPVTTTELERGVDPLPGDAFCVRNDYGDRAYGGSAPPPGDRPHRYVFAVHAIDVDKLEVPSEASPAYVGFNLAFHTLARATIRPTFQVKG
- a CDS encoding DUF4352 domain-containing protein; the encoded protein is MTNTPLRPARSAHADREPAAEPVRRRRAPWVVGGVFALLVAGAGGYAAMSPGGETAPVETTAAATAAPAQAAQLTVDAEPAALPEGRKGTEGTLSIVVTKTECGVAEIGPPDLPLAADGEFCLVSVAVQNTGKEPRLLDPGAQRGLDRRGRAYQVAEQAAVFLNDQDPSLLDEIPPGAIRQGVIPFDVPEGVRLAQFLLHKSPYSTGVRVPLP
- a CDS encoding iron-containing alcohol dehydrogenase family protein, with product MPLLARSVQAPLHIHVRRGAIADLGRLLADGRISAGGDVAVVVGPGLGERVVELIRPSLQSADVFTTTGGTLDAALELADKLRSRQYDAVVGIGGGTTVDTAKYAANRWGLPMISVATSLANDGIASPVASLINEGVKGSYGVHIPFGVIVDLDFVETGPDRVNRGGIGDTISNISALADWELAREIRGEPVDGLAASLARMGAEAVLTMPGDLEDDAFVTVLAEALISSGLAMAICGSSRPASGGCHEIMHAVDSLYPGTASHGELAGLGALFCTFLRGDERRFAQMSDCLLRHSLPRTPSDVGLTSEQFVEAVHFAPRTRPDRYTILEHLAMTPDEISRKLASYVAAVAAR